In a genomic window of Struthio camelus isolate bStrCam1 chromosome 20, bStrCam1.hap1, whole genome shotgun sequence:
- the PMPCA gene encoding mitochondrial-processing peptidase subunit alpha translates to MAAAVAWLRRGAWGPVRRCGRSYSSGGGGAYPAVPLTSPLPGAPQPLFAAARGRERFETRVTALDNGLRVASQNKFGQFCTLGLLVNSGSRHEAKYLSGISHFLEKLAFSSTARFASKDEILLTLEKHGGICDCQASRDTIMYAVSADAKGLDTVVNLLADVVLQPRLSDEEIEMTRMAIRFELEDLNMRPDPEPLLTEMIHAAAYRENTVGLNRFCPVENTDKIDREVLHSYLRNYYTPDRMVLAGVGIEHEQLVECAKKYLLGVEPAWGSGKTKDVDRSVAQYTGGIVKVEKDMSDVSLGPTPIPELTHIMIGLESCSFLEEDFIPFAVLNMMMGGGGSFSAGGPGKGMFTRLYLNVLNRHHWMYNATSYHHSYEDTGLLCIHASADPKQVREMVEIITREFILMAGAVGEVELERAKTQLKSMLMMNLESRPVIFEDVGRQVLATNTRKLPHELCTLISDVKSTDIKRVVTKMLRNKPAVAALGDLTDLPTYEHIQAALSSKDGRLPRMYRLFR, encoded by the exons atggcggcggccgtggcctggctgcggcgcggcgcgtgGGGCCCGGTGCGGCG GTGCGGCCGGAGCtacagcagcggcggcggcggcgcctacCCGGCCGTGCCGCTGACGAGCCCGCTGCCCggcgcgccgcagcccctcttcgccgcggcccgcggccgggAGCGCTTCGAGACGCGGGTGACGGCGCTGGACAACGGGCTGCGCGTCGCCTCGCAGAACAAGTTCGGGCAGTTCTGCACCCTGGGCC TTCTCGTGAATTCGGGGTCACGGCACGAAGCGAAGTACCTCAGCGGCATTTCTCACTTCTTGGAAAAGCTGGCTTTTTCC TCCACAGCTCGGTTTGCTAGCAAAGATGAAATTCTCCTCACCTTGGAAAAGCACGGGGGCATTTGTGACTGCCAGGCATCAAG GGACACAATAATGTATGCCGTTTCTGCTGACGCCAAAGGCCTGGACACAGTGGTCAATTTGCTGGCTGATGTAGTGCTACAGCCCAGGTTATCAG ATGAAGAAATTGAGATGACTCGAATGGCTATACGATTTGAGCTTGAAGATTTGAATATGAGACCTGATCCGGAGCCTCTACTCACGGAAATGATCCATGCG GCAGCCTACAGAGAAAATACAGTTGGACTCAACAGGTTCTGCCCAGTAGAAAACACTGACAAAATTGATCGGGAAGTCCTCCATTCGTACCTGCGCAACTACTATACGCCGGACAGGATGGTGCTGGCTGGGGTGGGGATCGAGCACGAGCAGTTAGTGGAGTGTGCCAAGAAGTATCTGCTTGGAGTAGAGCCAGCGTGGGGTAGCGGAAAGACCAAGGACGTTGACAGATCTGTGGCTCAGTACACAGGAGGCATTGTCAAG GTTGAAAAAGATATGTCAGATGTGAGCCTGGGCCCTACTCCAATCCCAGAGCTTACCCACATCATGATTGGGCTAGAAAGCTGCTCATTTTTA GAGGAAGATTTCATTCCCTTTGCAGTATTAAACATGATGATGGGAGGTGGCGGCTCTTTTTCAGCTGGAGGGCCTGGCAAGGGCATGTTCACCCGACTCTATCTCAATGTACTCAACAG GCACCACTGGATGTATAATGCAACCTCCTACCATCACAGTTATGAAGATACAGGTCTCCTGTGTATTCATGCCAGTGCAGATCCAAAACAG GTTCGGGAGATGGTGGAAATCATTACAAGAGAATTCATTCTAATGGCAGGAGCAGTGGGAGAG GTAGAACTTGAGCGAGCAAAGACGCAACTGAAATCCATGCTCATGATGAACCTTGAGTCTCGGCCAGTTATCTTTGAAGATGTGGGAAGGCAAGTGTTGGCAACAAACACAAGGAAACTACCTCATGAGCTCTGCACGCTCATCA GTGATGTGAAATCTACTGACATCAAGAGAGTGGTCACTAAGATGCTTCGTAACAAACCAGCTGTGGCTGCACTGGGTGACTTAACAGATTTGCCCACCTATGAACACATCCAGGCAGCACTTTCCAGTAAGGATGGGCGACTCCCTCGGATGTATCGGCTCTTTCGATAA